The following coding sequences are from one Leptolyngbya sp. NIES-3755 window:
- a CDS encoding flavodoxin (similar to AA sequence:cyanobase_aa:LBDG_11080) — translation MAKIGLFYGTQTGNTQTIAESIQQAFGGASVVNLHDICDASPEDFEPYDYLIVGCPTWNIGELQADWEGFYDELDAIDFNGKKVAYFGCGDQIGYADNFQDAMGILEEKISELGGKTVGHTPTEGYEHSESKAVRGDQFCGLAIDEDNQSDLTDDRINAWVNQLKTVFV, via the coding sequence ATGGCAAAGATTGGATTGTTCTACGGAACACAGACTGGAAACACACAAACGATCGCAGAATCAATTCAACAAGCGTTTGGAGGTGCATCTGTCGTGAACTTGCATGATATTTGCGATGCCAGCCCTGAAGATTTCGAGCCGTATGACTATCTCATTGTCGGCTGTCCCACTTGGAACATTGGTGAACTCCAAGCCGATTGGGAAGGCTTTTACGATGAACTTGACGCGATCGACTTCAACGGTAAAAAAGTCGCTTATTTCGGCTGCGGGGATCAGATTGGCTATGCGGACAACTTCCAAGATGCAATGGGGATCTTAGAAGAAAAGATTTCGGAACTTGGAGGTAAAACAGTGGGTCATACCCCGACTGAGGGATACGAACATAGTGAATCTAAAGCGGTTCGAGGCGATCAGTTTTGTGGATTAGCGATCGACGAAGACAATCAATCTGATCTAACGGATGATCGAATCAATGCTTGGGTCAATCAATTGAAAACGGTGTTTGTATAG
- a CDS encoding hypothetical protein (hypothetical protein Npun_R6153;~similar to AA sequence:cyanobase_aa:LBDG_11090) has product MNAVPDVVWISASAGVKAFDRPLIRYLSKQTTIAQWQYEQSPDEPSSLSAAVELFHEYLETQTEPVHIVGHGMSGVVGLLYARCFPERVKSLSLLSVAAQPAVTWHAHYYVQRKLLPCSRQQVLAQTVRSLFGKDLPFHPQAFVALLDRDLDTSPNLHSLYELVQLPKGGVDVPLFVGAAKDDSVIDRHAHAQWSRMLKLGDRLWRCPTGRHFFHFFHPESVGNQLFQFWKLSVD; this is encoded by the coding sequence ATGAATGCTGTCCCGGATGTCGTTTGGATTAGTGCAAGTGCTGGAGTCAAAGCTTTTGATCGACCTTTGATTCGCTATCTTTCTAAACAAACGACGATCGCTCAATGGCAATACGAACAATCTCCTGACGAACCGAGTTCTCTCTCTGCTGCGGTAGAACTATTTCATGAGTACTTAGAAACTCAGACCGAACCAGTACATATTGTGGGTCATGGAATGAGCGGTGTGGTTGGATTGCTTTATGCTCGATGTTTTCCTGAGCGAGTCAAATCTCTATCTTTGCTCAGTGTTGCTGCCCAACCTGCTGTTACTTGGCACGCTCATTACTATGTGCAGCGAAAGTTGCTCCCTTGTAGTCGTCAACAAGTTCTTGCACAAACGGTCCGATCGCTGTTTGGCAAAGATTTACCCTTTCATCCTCAAGCGTTTGTGGCATTGCTCGATCGGGATCTAGACACCTCACCAAACTTACATTCGCTCTATGAGTTAGTTCAATTACCAAAAGGCGGCGTAGATGTTCCACTATTTGTCGGTGCTGCAAAAGATGATTCGGTGATTGACAGACACGCTCATGCTCAATGGAGTCGAATGTTAAAGTTAGGCGATCGACTGTGGCGCTGTCCAACTGGCAGACATTTCTTTCACTTTTTTCATCCAGAATCGGTTGGGAATCAACTCTTTCAGTTTTGGAAGCTATCTGTAGATTAG
- a CDS encoding multi-sensor signal transduction histidine kinase (similar to AA sequence:cyanobase_aa:LBDG_10090) encodes MRSQNNTQNESLIENETYFKAIANLVPDMLWQNSPEGKALWYNQRWLDYTGQTLEEAQGDGWLETIHPDDRAASYDNFHAAVRECRPLRHEHRIRDKDGNYRWFLVRAEPMIDPNGTVIWFGAATDVHPQRIALEQARSSEALAKAMIQNLPGGAGFVIDRDFRYLLAEGEALAIAGFKPEDFLGRTLFEMIPPELLPTYEALYRQALSGEPFEHEHHSHDRWYVSRGTPLRTDTGEVYAVLAVSYDITDRMSAEDDRKQTEKQLRRAAELDAFRVKLSDALRSLSNPVEIQQAAMRVVGEHLKADRVLYAEISDDGETISVADNYVRGDFLNIVGQFLVSDFGTAGELLSTGQNFITTDAERDERFSAVELEAMLALGNVSVLAVPCVKNNRWVSNFAAYHREPHEWTADEIRLVEEAAERTWAAVERARAERALQESEIQRIQEQAAREEERQRAESLAELDRAKTAFFSNISHEFRTPLTLLINPLEEALNDRSISPKLRDSLELAHRNSLRLLKLVNTLLDFSRIEAGRIEAVYEPTDLSQFTAELASVFRSTIEQAGLRFTVDCLPLPEAAYVDRELWEKIVFNLLSNAFKFTLEGEITVRLHPVDHHLILEIEDTGVGIAPEELPHLFERFYQVKGTQARSHEGSGIGLALVHELVQLQGGTINVTSTVGVGTCFTIALPLGSDHLPHDRIKAPRALDSTAMGAAPYLQEAELWKERDRTLPSDARILLVDDNADMREYLTRILSEQVAVEAVTDGAAALLAVQRQLPDLILSDVMMPGVDGFQLLQTLRDDPQTREIPIILLSARAGEEAIVEGLQAGADDYLIKPFSAQELISRIQTHLQRGKALYKAREMNQRKDELLSTVSHELNTPLVSILGWTRLLRSSPPNSATLSKALNTIERNATLQAKLVQDLLDFSRMNAGKLHLQPQPTELTTVIETAIATVDQTATTKGIDLLWQAPTQDLIANVDRDRLQQVLCNLLNNAIKFTPAGGSITIELSAVTNSQAEIRVIDTGIGISADFLPRVFDRFQQERESTKGIGLGLAIARHLVELHGGTIHAESDGEGQGATFRVCLPLLDSSEI; translated from the coding sequence ATGCGATCGCAAAACAATACGCAAAACGAAAGCTTAATCGAGAACGAAACGTATTTCAAGGCGATCGCGAATCTCGTCCCAGATATGCTCTGGCAAAACTCCCCCGAAGGAAAAGCCCTCTGGTATAACCAACGCTGGCTCGATTACACCGGACAAACTCTTGAAGAAGCTCAAGGAGACGGCTGGCTAGAAACCATTCATCCCGACGATCGCGCTGCTTCTTACGACAATTTTCACGCTGCGGTGAGAGAATGCCGCCCCCTCAGACACGAACACCGTATCCGAGACAAAGACGGAAATTACCGCTGGTTTCTGGTCAGAGCAGAACCAATGATCGATCCCAATGGCACTGTGATTTGGTTCGGAGCCGCAACAGACGTTCACCCGCAACGCATCGCTCTCGAACAAGCCCGCTCCTCAGAAGCCCTCGCCAAAGCAATGATTCAGAATCTACCGGGTGGAGCAGGCTTTGTCATCGATCGCGATTTTCGCTACTTACTGGCAGAAGGAGAAGCGCTGGCGATCGCAGGATTCAAACCAGAGGATTTTTTAGGACGCACACTGTTTGAGATGATTCCGCCAGAATTGTTGCCCACCTACGAAGCGCTCTATCGCCAAGCGCTATCCGGTGAGCCATTTGAACACGAACACCATTCGCACGATCGCTGGTACGTTTCTCGTGGAACGCCGCTACGAACGGATACCGGAGAAGTTTATGCTGTCCTTGCCGTGTCGTATGACATCACCGATCGCATGAGCGCTGAAGACGATCGCAAGCAAACAGAGAAACAACTGCGCCGCGCTGCCGAACTGGATGCGTTCCGGGTGAAGCTGTCGGATGCGCTGCGATCGCTCTCTAACCCAGTTGAAATTCAGCAGGCGGCGATGCGCGTCGTCGGAGAACATCTCAAAGCCGACCGCGTGCTGTATGCAGAAATTTCGGACGACGGCGAAACCATCTCGGTCGCCGACAACTACGTGCGCGGCGATTTCCTGAATATTGTCGGGCAATTTCTCGTGAGCGACTTCGGCACGGCGGGAGAACTTTTAAGCACCGGGCAAAACTTTATCACTACGGATGCCGAGCGCGATGAGAGATTTTCCGCAGTGGAACTGGAGGCGATGCTGGCGCTGGGCAATGTTTCGGTTCTCGCCGTTCCGTGCGTCAAAAACAATCGCTGGGTTTCAAATTTCGCCGCATATCACCGTGAGCCGCACGAGTGGACGGCGGACGAAATCCGGCTGGTCGAAGAAGCGGCGGAAAGAACGTGGGCGGCGGTCGAACGCGCCCGCGCCGAACGCGCTCTGCAAGAGTCAGAAATTCAACGGATTCAAGAACAAGCCGCCCGCGAAGAAGAACGCCAACGCGCCGAATCTCTAGCAGAACTCGATCGAGCAAAAACCGCCTTCTTCAGCAACATCAGTCACGAATTCCGTACTCCGCTGACGCTGCTGATTAATCCTTTAGAAGAAGCGTTAAACGATCGCTCTATTTCCCCCAAGCTGCGAGACTCGTTGGAACTGGCTCACCGCAATAGTTTACGCTTGCTAAAACTGGTGAATACGCTGCTTGACTTTTCTCGAATCGAAGCGGGACGAATCGAAGCGGTGTATGAACCGACAGATTTATCGCAATTTACGGCTGAATTAGCATCGGTGTTTCGATCGACGATCGAGCAAGCTGGACTCCGGTTCACCGTCGATTGTTTACCGTTGCCTGAAGCCGCGTATGTCGATCGTGAACTGTGGGAGAAGATTGTCTTTAATCTCTTATCGAATGCGTTCAAGTTCACGTTAGAAGGTGAGATTACTGTAAGACTGCATCCAGTAGATCACCATCTGATTCTGGAGATTGAAGATACGGGAGTGGGAATCGCCCCAGAAGAATTGCCCCATTTGTTTGAGCGATTTTATCAAGTGAAAGGAACCCAAGCGCGATCGCATGAAGGGTCTGGAATTGGGTTAGCGCTGGTGCATGAATTGGTGCAGCTACAAGGTGGAACGATTAATGTGACGAGTACAGTTGGCGTGGGGACTTGTTTTACGATCGCGCTTCCTCTCGGTTCAGATCATTTGCCGCACGATCGGATTAAAGCGCCTCGTGCTTTGGATTCTACGGCAATGGGAGCGGCTCCCTATCTACAAGAGGCAGAACTTTGGAAAGAACGCGATCGTACTCTGCCTTCGGATGCGCGAATTCTGCTAGTCGATGACAATGCGGATATGCGGGAGTATCTGACGCGAATTCTCAGCGAACAAGTTGCAGTCGAAGCCGTTACAGATGGAGCCGCCGCATTATTAGCAGTTCAAAGACAGCTTCCGGATCTAATTCTCAGCGATGTGATGATGCCGGGAGTCGATGGCTTTCAATTGCTTCAGACCTTGCGAGATGATCCGCAAACTAGAGAAATTCCGATCATTCTCTTGTCTGCTCGTGCGGGAGAAGAAGCGATCGTAGAAGGGTTACAAGCAGGCGCGGACGATTATTTGATCAAACCGTTTTCGGCTCAAGAACTGATTTCTCGAATTCAAACCCATCTTCAGCGAGGAAAAGCACTCTACAAAGCTAGGGAAATGAATCAGAGAAAAGATGAGCTACTTTCGACCGTTTCGCACGAGTTGAATACGCCTCTTGTGTCGATTCTCGGCTGGACAAGACTTTTACGCTCTAGTCCTCCGAATTCCGCGACTTTATCTAAAGCCTTGAATACGATCGAGCGCAATGCCACCCTCCAAGCCAAACTCGTTCAAGATCTGCTCGATTTCTCCCGCATGAATGCTGGCAAGTTACATCTTCAGCCTCAGCCCACCGAACTTACAACTGTGATCGAAACTGCGATCGCAACCGTTGATCAAACTGCTACAACTAAAGGCATTGATTTACTCTGGCAAGCTCCGACTCAGGATCTCATTGCGAATGTCGATCGCGATCGACTGCAACAAGTTCTCTGTAACCTACTCAACAATGCGATTAAGTTCACTCCAGCAGGTGGCAGCATCACGATCGAACTTTCAGCGGTGACAAATTCTCAGGCTGAAATTCGCGTCATCGATACGGGCATTGGCATTTCAGCGGACTTTTTGCCGCGTGTGTTCGATCGCTTCCAGCAAGAGCGCGAATCGACCAAAGGAATCGGGTTAGGACTTGCGATCGCACGTCACTTAGTCGAACTTCACGGAGGAACGATTCATGCTGAGAGTGATGGAGAAGGACAGGGTGCGACTTTCCGCGTTTGCTTACCGTTACTAGATAGTTCTGAAATCTAA
- a CDS encoding hypothetical protein (similar to AA sequence:cyanobase_aa:Cyan7425_4609): MSLEIVYLDSGVLINAFRGVGSIGTRAVETLDNPISQFATSQFVHLETLSKAIYHRQQREIEFYEFYFNGVTLWADKLEQIIHDGGRIACTYGLAAMDALHIAAALSVNAEAFITTERTTKPMHRVTEIRVISIASP; this comes from the coding sequence GTGAGCCTTGAGATTGTTTATTTAGATTCTGGAGTTCTGATTAACGCTTTTCGAGGCGTTGGGTCAATTGGAACTCGTGCAGTTGAAACTCTCGATAATCCAATCTCCCAATTTGCTACGAGCCAATTTGTTCATCTAGAAACGCTATCCAAAGCCATCTATCATCGTCAACAAAGAGAAATTGAATTTTATGAGTTCTACTTTAACGGGGTAACGCTTTGGGCAGATAAACTAGAGCAAATTATCCATGATGGAGGCCGGATTGCCTGCACCTACGGACTCGCGGCGATGGATGCACTTCATATCGCTGCGGCACTTTCTGTAAATGCAGAAGCGTTCATCACAACTGAAAGAACCACAAAACCGATGCACCGCGTCACAGAGATTCGAGTGATTTCAATTGCAAGTCCGTAG
- a CDS encoding hypothetical protein (similar to AA sequence:cyanobase_aa:Cyan7425_4610): MSKEEQLLECWRELPPEAQDQVLKMVQSLKPEPEFVPQTPLAKKLWEIRQRAIAEGMTLLSEEELEQELAERRGGYREP; the protein is encoded by the coding sequence ATGAGCAAAGAAGAACAACTACTAGAATGTTGGCGCGAACTGCCTCCCGAAGCACAAGATCAAGTCCTGAAAATGGTTCAATCTCTCAAGCCAGAACCAGAATTCGTGCCGCAAACACCGCTGGCTAAAAAACTTTGGGAGATTCGTCAACGTGCGATCGCAGAAGGCATGACACTCCTGAGTGAAGAAGAACTCGAACAAGAATTAGCAGAACGGCGAGGCGGGTATCGTGAGCCTTGA
- a CDS encoding response regulator receiver sensor signal transduction histidine kinase (similar to AA sequence:cyanobase_aa:Cyan7425_4611) encodes MTVPGENESEIIASLRAEIVQLRASEEKYRALFESIDEGFCVIDLIYNDADELLDWRYVETNQVFDQQTGLGFVIGQTALEVIPVVEPCWIELFDRVAKTGEAERIERHNAAVNRWYSCYASRIGGDGSRQIAVVFDDITDRKQAEIAQRALFSNISHEFRTPLTLLMGGIEAVLDDRTITLDHRSDLELAYRSSVQLLKLVNVLLDFSRIEAGQFRGVFYPIGLGSFTAELASVFRSTIEQAGIQFTIDCPTLPEAVYVDPEMWEKIVFNLLSNAFKFTSEGEIAVRLTWKGDRVELVVQDTGIGISETELPHLFDRFYQVKAVKGRSFEGSGIGLSLVQELVKLHGGTIVVDSTEGNGSCFRVTIPTGVAHLSIDQIAVTSPFIPTAMGANAFLEEALRWLPETSLDSRSQFSDIQRSGSNTQARDSNTQARDLDTQARDLDTQARDLDTQARGSNTQTRDSNTQARDLDTQARDLDTQAWGSDVQMRGLEVRSQSSEPKSLSSKTARILLVDDNLDMRNYLYRLLNQRWEVETAANGAIALDRIQQNPPDLILSDVMMPEVDGFQLLQTLRSDPQTESIPVILLSARAGEESTIEGLEAGADDYLIKPFSARELIARVESQLHMSQLRQERSTNRFKTEFLKTITHELQAPLATILAWARLLQTQSFEPARFIRALASIERNATIQAELVKNLLDISSILSGDLHLKPQLVEFVPLVQNTIAQFQDRAAAKQIQLLDFTAIGIHGTMSADGDRLRQVLSILLDNAIKFTPPGGQVKVQLEAIESQMQLTVSDTGIGIAPEFLPRVFDRFSQAEIPSRHSPGGVGIGLAIARPLVELHHGTIEVESDGEGRGATFIIRLPL; translated from the coding sequence ATGACCGTCCCTGGTGAGAACGAATCTGAAATTATTGCCTCGCTCCGAGCCGAGATTGTTCAACTCCGCGCATCGGAAGAAAAGTATCGCGCTCTGTTCGAGTCGATCGATGAAGGATTTTGTGTGATTGATCTGATTTATAACGATGCGGACGAACTGCTTGACTGGCGGTATGTTGAAACCAATCAAGTGTTCGACCAGCAGACCGGATTAGGGTTCGTGATTGGGCAAACTGCGCTCGAAGTAATTCCGGTTGTCGAACCGTGTTGGATAGAGTTGTTCGATCGAGTTGCAAAAACGGGCGAGGCTGAACGAATTGAGCGGCACAATGCTGCTGTAAATCGCTGGTATAGCTGTTATGCGTCGCGGATCGGTGGAGATGGAAGTCGTCAAATTGCAGTCGTGTTCGATGATATTACCGATCGCAAACAGGCAGAGATCGCTCAAAGAGCCTTGTTTAGCAATATTAGCCATGAGTTTCGTACCCCGCTCACTTTATTGATGGGTGGAATTGAAGCGGTGTTAGACGATCGCACAATTACACTGGATCATCGATCGGACTTAGAACTCGCGTATCGCAGTAGCGTACAGTTGCTCAAACTGGTGAATGTTTTGCTTGACTTTTCCCGGATTGAAGCGGGGCAATTTCGGGGAGTGTTTTACCCGATTGGGCTAGGAAGTTTTACGGCTGAACTTGCGAGTGTCTTTCGATCGACGATCGAGCAAGCTGGAATCCAATTCACGATCGACTGTCCTACTTTGCCAGAAGCGGTCTATGTTGATCCGGAGATGTGGGAGAAAATTGTCTTTAATTTGCTCTCGAATGCGTTTAAGTTCACGTCTGAGGGAGAGATTGCAGTTCGCTTAACTTGGAAAGGCGATCGTGTAGAGTTGGTGGTTCAAGATACGGGGATTGGAATTTCTGAAACAGAACTGCCGCACTTGTTCGATCGGTTCTACCAGGTGAAAGCAGTCAAGGGAAGAAGCTTTGAAGGGTCGGGAATTGGACTATCGCTGGTGCAGGAATTGGTCAAACTACACGGCGGCACGATCGTGGTAGATAGCACCGAGGGGAACGGCAGTTGTTTTCGAGTCACAATTCCGACGGGTGTGGCTCATCTTTCGATCGATCAAATTGCAGTCACATCGCCTTTTATTCCAACTGCAATGGGAGCGAATGCGTTTCTAGAAGAAGCTCTGCGATGGCTACCGGAAACATCTTTAGATTCTCGATCGCAATTCTCAGACATTCAACGTTCAGGCTCAAATACTCAAGCACGAGATTCAAACACTCAAGCACGAGACTTAGATACTCAAGCACGAGACTTAGATACTCAAGCACGAGACTTAGATACTCAAGCGCGAGGTTCAAATACTCAAACGCGAGACTCAAACACTCAAGCGAGAGACTTAGATACTCAAGCGAGAGACTTAGATACTCAAGCATGGGGATCAGACGTTCAAATGCGAGGATTAGAAGTCCGATCGCAAAGCTCAGAGCCTAAATCATTAAGTTCCAAAACGGCTCGAATTCTTTTGGTCGATGACAATTTAGATATGCGGAATTACTTATATCGGTTACTGAATCAGCGATGGGAAGTTGAAACGGCAGCGAATGGCGCGATCGCACTCGATCGAATCCAACAAAATCCCCCCGATCTGATTCTCAGCGATGTGATGATGCCCGAAGTCGATGGCTTTCAATTGCTGCAAACCCTCCGGAGCGATCCCCAAACCGAGAGCATTCCCGTCATTTTATTATCTGCACGAGCAGGAGAAGAATCGACGATCGAAGGTTTAGAAGCAGGCGCGGACGATTACTTGATCAAACCGTTTTCTGCCCGTGAACTGATCGCACGAGTCGAATCCCAATTGCACATGTCCCAACTGCGCCAAGAACGATCGACGAATCGCTTCAAAACTGAATTTCTCAAGACGATCACGCACGAATTACAAGCCCCACTCGCCACGATTCTGGCTTGGGCACGATTATTACAAACTCAATCGTTTGAGCCGGCGCGGTTCATTCGTGCCCTTGCCTCGATCGAACGCAACGCCACGATCCAAGCCGAATTAGTCAAAAACTTACTCGATATTTCGAGCATTCTCTCTGGCGATTTACATCTGAAGCCGCAACTCGTCGAATTCGTGCCACTGGTGCAAAATACGATCGCTCAATTTCAAGACAGAGCGGCAGCCAAACAAATCCAACTGCTCGATTTTACTGCGATCGGCATTCATGGCACGATGTCCGCAGATGGCGATCGCTTACGGCAAGTTCTCAGCATTTTGCTCGACAACGCGATTAAATTCACGCCACCCGGCGGACAGGTCAAGGTACAACTCGAAGCGATCGAATCACAGATGCAACTCACGGTCAGCGATACCGGAATTGGCATTGCTCCAGAATTTCTGCCGCGTGTCTTCGATCGCTTTTCTCAAGCAGAGATTCCGAGTCGGCATTCTCCCGGCGGCGTGGGAATTGGACTCGCGATCGCCCGTCCTTTAGTCGAACTTCATCACGGTACGATCGAGGTCGAAAGTGATGGAGAAGGAAGAGGCGCGACATTTATCATCAGACTGCCACTTTGA
- a CDS encoding PAS/PAC sensor protein (similar to AA sequence:cyanobase_aa:LBDG_10100): MNNGHFEQYFQTIRQQIAILQQNIDGNWEEINATIDHLFALCEQMQVNLEASSVLEEELMQQNQQLAKMSQYFYGLFQFSSIALLVTDANGVISEANTATATLLNLTRQALIGTSFVDYFAEVDRQTLRTKLNQLSQTSSVQLWQFTVCPQNDEPFRVGLQVGAVRNDAGEIESLRIGMYVIDPFQTRAPVDQTLPRSLDGLQVLVVDDEADVREFITAILEPYGVGVRAVGSADAALEALKEFSPDVLISDIRMPGGDGYSLIRQIRALETEPGQHLPAAAITAYLDEDREEAIAAGYEAHLHKLAQPIELVQVVAQLAGRATTPEV, from the coding sequence ATGAATAACGGACACTTTGAACAGTACTTTCAAACGATTCGACAGCAAATCGCTATATTGCAACAAAACATCGACGGAAATTGGGAAGAAATCAACGCCACGATCGATCATCTCTTCGCGCTGTGCGAACAGATGCAGGTGAACCTCGAAGCATCATCTGTCCTGGAAGAAGAATTAATGCAGCAAAATCAGCAACTCGCGAAGATGTCCCAATATTTCTACGGTTTGTTTCAGTTTTCGTCGATCGCACTGTTGGTTACAGATGCAAATGGAGTCATTTCTGAAGCGAATACGGCAACTGCGACGTTGCTAAATCTGACGAGACAAGCGCTAATCGGGACATCATTCGTAGATTATTTTGCGGAAGTCGATCGCCAAACCTTACGCACTAAGCTTAATCAGTTGAGCCAGACCAGTAGCGTTCAACTCTGGCAATTCACGGTTTGTCCTCAGAATGATGAACCGTTTCGAGTGGGATTGCAGGTGGGTGCAGTGCGGAATGACGCAGGTGAAATCGAATCGTTGCGGATTGGAATGTATGTGATCGATCCCTTCCAGACTCGCGCCCCGGTGGATCAAACTTTACCCCGCTCACTGGATGGCTTACAGGTCTTAGTCGTAGATGATGAAGCAGATGTGCGGGAATTTATCACCGCGATTTTGGAACCGTATGGCGTGGGGGTGAGAGCCGTTGGCAGTGCAGACGCGGCACTCGAAGCACTGAAGGAATTTAGCCCAGATGTGTTGATTAGCGATATTCGGATGCCGGGAGGAGATGGCTATAGCTTGATTCGGCAGATCCGTGCTCTCGAAACTGAGCCAGGACAGCATCTTCCCGCAGCGGCGATTACGGCGTATCTTGATGAAGATCGTGAGGAAGCGATCGCGGCAGGATACGAAGCACATTTGCATAAACTGGCTCAACCGATCGAACTGGTTCAAGTCGTGGCACAACTCGCAGGACGGGCGACTACACCGGAAGTCTAG
- a CDS encoding bifunctional pantoate ligase/cytidylate kinase (similar to AA sequence:cyanobase_aa:LBDG_17560): protein MTWDSLNLSRFVGKGWKTVRLFTTVAGLRCYLKLQQQHSIAADVVGSSIGFVPTMGALHQGHLSLIKRARQENTIVVVSIFVNPLQFGPNEDLSRYPRTLERDRSLCEQAGVDVIFVPNPKEMGVDPPTPTRVQPPKELTAGLCGAFRPGHFEGVTTIVTKLFNIVQPDRAYFGQKDAQQLAIIQQLVKDLNLPVTIVPCSIVREESGLALSSRNQYLSDEERLKATALYRGLSQAEKLFRSGERVSATLVQAVKQELEKVPDLRPEYIELVDPMTLKSLETVTDEGLLALAARLGSTRLIDNCTLRDRRPMIAIDGPAGAGKSTVAKAVAAKLGLFYLDTGAMYRALTWFVLQSGADLNDEPTVTELAHQCEIDFQTDTATPIVFVNGQDVTQTIRTPEVTAHVSTIAAQAAVREALVKQQQNYGRRGGIVVDGRDIGTHVFPDAEVKIYLTASIQERARRRQLDLKNLGQAEVSLAELEQAIFERDRKDSTRAISPLRKAADAIEIQSDNLGVDEVLNVIVTLYQEKTAPVSI, encoded by the coding sequence ATGACTTGGGATTCACTAAACTTAAGTAGATTTGTAGGAAAGGGATGGAAGACTGTGCGCCTGTTTACGACCGTCGCGGGATTGCGGTGCTATTTGAAGTTACAACAACAACACTCGATCGCGGCGGATGTGGTGGGATCGTCGATCGGTTTTGTTCCAACTATGGGCGCTTTACATCAGGGGCATCTGAGTTTAATTAAACGAGCGCGGCAAGAAAATACGATCGTAGTCGTCAGCATTTTCGTCAATCCTCTACAATTTGGACCGAATGAAGATCTAAGCCGATATCCTCGAACATTGGAGCGCGATCGCAGTCTCTGTGAACAAGCTGGAGTCGATGTTATTTTCGTTCCCAACCCGAAAGAAATGGGAGTCGATCCCCCAACTCCAACACGAGTTCAGCCTCCGAAAGAATTAACGGCTGGACTCTGTGGCGCATTTCGTCCGGGACATTTTGAAGGCGTTACGACGATCGTGACGAAACTATTTAATATCGTGCAGCCCGATCGCGCTTATTTCGGGCAAAAAGACGCGCAACAACTGGCAATCATTCAGCAACTTGTGAAAGATTTGAATTTGCCAGTCACGATCGTGCCTTGTTCGATCGTGCGTGAGGAAAGCGGTTTAGCCCTAAGTTCCCGGAATCAGTATCTCTCCGATGAAGAAAGATTAAAGGCAACTGCACTTTATCGAGGATTGTCACAAGCTGAAAAACTGTTTCGATCTGGAGAGCGTGTAAGTGCTACCTTAGTTCAGGCAGTGAAACAGGAACTCGAAAAAGTGCCTGACCTGCGACCGGAGTATATCGAACTTGTTGATCCGATGACGCTGAAATCATTAGAGACTGTGACCGATGAAGGGTTGTTAGCGCTGGCTGCGCGGCTAGGTTCGACCCGCCTGATTGATAACTGTACACTGCGCGATCGTCGTCCGATGATTGCGATCGATGGTCCTGCGGGTGCGGGAAAGTCCACGGTTGCGAAAGCGGTCGCGGCAAAGTTGGGCTTGTTTTATCTGGATACGGGCGCGATGTATCGAGCGCTCACCTGGTTTGTGCTGCAATCGGGCGCGGATCTAAACGATGAACCGACCGTGACGGAATTGGCGCATCAGTGTGAGATCGATTTCCAAACTGATACAGCGACTCCGATCGTATTTGTAAACGGGCAAGATGTGACGCAAACGATTCGGACTCCGGAAGTAACCGCTCATGTTTCGACGATCGCGGCTCAGGCAGCAGTGCGAGAAGCACTCGTGAAACAGCAGCAAAATTACGGTCGGCGCGGTGGAATTGTCGTGGATGGTCGTGATATTGGCACTCATGTGTTTCCTGATGCGGAAGTGAAGATTTATCTCACCGCTTCGATTCAAGAACGGGCACGTCGTAGACAGCTTGATTTGAAGAATCTGGGACAGGCTGAAGTGAGCTTGGCGGAATTAGAGCAAGCAATTTTCGAGCGCGATCGTAAAGATAGTACTCGTGCGATTTCACCGTTGCGGAAAGCGGCAGATGCGATCGAGATTCAATCGGATAATCTTGGTGTCGATGAAGTGCTGAATGTAATCGTCACGCTGTATCAGGAAAAGACTGCTCCGGTTTCGATCTAA